From Drosophila yakuba strain Tai18E2 chromosome 2L, Prin_Dyak_Tai18E2_2.1, whole genome shotgun sequence, one genomic window encodes:
- the LOC6528691 gene encoding uncharacterized transporter YutK isoform X4, protein MADPQVDELEENPPPSRAKRITYLVLHVLLHVIFISYFTAATIIFILYDKESNDCWPNRGSVTTESIENSTEDDDDDEYDTELEETSEKPVPEVKPKILCKINWCHGYGFLIILFILFYILWLYYWVFKPFVGIKLYNNYLEPVIDKWISFSRQWVVSGVMLGIVFAVVVAYLGYECRNDAYKAIGLLGPMCFVLIGFAVSKHHKRVPWRIVTHGLLGQLLLGILCLRLPFGRSVFQCLGDKVTIFLNYAQHGARFVYGDRICDEYVFAFAILAVVFFFSVITSIMYYLGWMQFILNGFGFLLQAMVGTTVCESVNAAGNVFLSMTESPLVIRPYIEILTISELHAICTSGYATVAGTVLGAYVSFGAPPSFLIAASVMAAPGSLAFAKLFYPETEESLTRSDNIKLERSTDTSILDAAAAGAAAALLIVLGIVSNIIAFLAIVFFLDAVTEWTFELIGLNNITLLYILSQIFIPIVFVMGVPWRDCQKIGGVVAQKSFINEFVAYKNLGVLVNDKKVDPRSAAIATFALCGFANPGSLGIVIASLSAMAPSRRPDITRVAIRSYFAGSFVSFTSASFAG, encoded by the exons ATGGCAGATCCACAAGTAGATGAACTGGAAGAAAATCCTCCTCCATCGAGGGCAAAGCGAATCACCTATTTGGTACTTCATGTGTTGCTTCATGTTATATTCATATCTTACTTTACGGCAGCCacaatcattttcattttgtacg ACAAGGAATCCAACGACTGCTGGCCCAATAGAGGTTCAGTCACGACCGAATCGATAGAAAACTCAActgaggatgatgatgatgatgaataTGACACAGAGTTAGAAGAGACTTCTGAGAAGCCAGTGCCAGAGGTTAAGCCGAAAATATTGTGCAAAATTAACTGGTGCCACGGATACGGGTTCCTCATCatcttgtttattttattctatattttatGGCTGTACTATTGGGTATTTAAGCCATTCGTGGGCATCAAGCTGTATAATAACTACCTGGAACCAGTCATTGACAAATGGATTTCGTTTAGTCGCCAGTG GGTAGTGTCTGGCGTAATGCTAGGGATTGTGTTCGCTGTGGTGGTGGCCTACCTAGGTTACGAGTGTCGCAATGATGCGTACAAGGCCATCGGACTGCTCGGACCCATGTGCTTTGTCCTGATCGGATTCGCAGTGTCCAAGCACCACAAAAGAGTACCTTGGCGCATAGTGACCCACGGACTCCTgggccagctgctgctgggtaTACTCTGCCTGCGCCTCCCTTTTGGCCGCTCTGTTTTTCAATGCCTTGGGGACAAGGTGACGATTTTTCTGAACTACGCCCAGCACGGAGCCCGCTTTGTGTACGGGGATCGCATCTGCGACGAGTATGTCTTTGCGTTTGCCATACTGGCGGTGGTGTTCTTCTTCAGCGTGATCACTAGCATAATGTATTACCTTGGCTGGATGCAGTTCATCCTGAACGGTTTTGGGTTCTTGTTGCAGGCCATGGTGGGCACCACCGTTTGCGAAAGTGTAAATGCAGCGGGTAACGTATTTCTAAGCATGACCGAGAGTCCTCTGGTCATCCGCCCGTACATCGAAATACTGACCATCAGCGAGTTGCACGCTATATGCACCTCCGGCTACGCGACAGTGGCGGGTACTGTCCTGGGGGCGTATGTGTCCTTCGGTGCTCCGCCCAGCTTTCTAATTGCAGCCAGCGTAATGGCTGCACCGGGATCCCTGGCTTTCGCCAAGCTGTTCTACCCCGAGACCGAGGAATCTCTGACCAGGTCCGACAACATAAAGCTGGAAAGATC GACGGATACATCTATTTTGGATGCGGCCGCCGCAGGAGCTGCGGCAGCCTTGTTGATTGTGCTTGGAATCGTCTCTAATATCATTGCCTTCCTAGCCATTGTGTTTTTCCTAGACGCTGTAACGGAGTGGACTTTTGAGCTAATTGGACTGAATAACATAACCCTGCTCTACATTCTCTCCCAGATATTTATCCCAATTGTCTTCGTTATGGGAGTGCCGTGGCGCGACTGTCAAAAAATTGGCGGGGTGGTGGCCCAAAAGTCGTTCATCAACGAGTTTGTAGCCTATAAGAATCTAGGCGTATTGGTGAACGATAAAAAGGTTGAC CCGCGGAGCGCTGCCATAGCCACGTTTGCTCTTTGTGGGTTTGCCAACCCCGGATCCCTGGGAATTGTAATCGCTTCGCTAAGTGCAATGGCACCGTCCCGACGACCAGACATCACCAGGGTAGCCATTCGATCTTATTTCGCAGGCAGTTTTGTTAGCTTTACATCGGCTTCGTTTGCAG GTTAG
- the LOC6528691 gene encoding uncharacterized transporter YutK isoform X3, which yields MADPQVDELEENPPPSRAKRITYLVLHVLLHVIFISYFTAATIIFILYDKESNDCWPNRGSVTTESIENSTEDDDDDEYDTELEETSEKPVPEVKPKILCKINWCHGYGFLIILFILFYILWLYYWVFKPFVGIKLYNNYLEPVIDKWISFSRQWVVSGVMLGIVFAVVVAYLGYECRNDAYKAIGLLGPMCFVLIGFAVSKHHKRVPWRIVTHGLLGQLLLGILCLRLPFGRSVFQCLGDKVTIFLNYAQHGARFVYGDRICDEYVFAFAILAVVFFFSVITSIMYYLGWMQFILNGFGFLLQAMVGTTVCESVNAAGNVFLSMTESPLVIRPYIEILTISELHAICTSGYATVAGTVLGAYVSFGAPPSFLIAASVMAAPGSLAFAKLFYPETEESLTRSDNIKLERSTDTSILDAAAAGAAAALLIVLGIVSNIIAFLAIVFFLDAVTEWTFELIGLNNITLLYILSQIFIPIVFVMGVPWRDCQKIGGVVAQKSFINEFVAYKNLGVLVNDKKVDPRSAAIATFALCGFANPGSLGIVIASLSAMAPSRRPDITRVAIRSYFAGSFVSFTSASFAGILIQNEFMAGN from the exons ATGGCAGATCCACAAGTAGATGAACTGGAAGAAAATCCTCCTCCATCGAGGGCAAAGCGAATCACCTATTTGGTACTTCATGTGTTGCTTCATGTTATATTCATATCTTACTTTACGGCAGCCacaatcattttcattttgtacg ACAAGGAATCCAACGACTGCTGGCCCAATAGAGGTTCAGTCACGACCGAATCGATAGAAAACTCAActgaggatgatgatgatgatgaataTGACACAGAGTTAGAAGAGACTTCTGAGAAGCCAGTGCCAGAGGTTAAGCCGAAAATATTGTGCAAAATTAACTGGTGCCACGGATACGGGTTCCTCATCatcttgtttattttattctatattttatGGCTGTACTATTGGGTATTTAAGCCATTCGTGGGCATCAAGCTGTATAATAACTACCTGGAACCAGTCATTGACAAATGGATTTCGTTTAGTCGCCAGTG GGTAGTGTCTGGCGTAATGCTAGGGATTGTGTTCGCTGTGGTGGTGGCCTACCTAGGTTACGAGTGTCGCAATGATGCGTACAAGGCCATCGGACTGCTCGGACCCATGTGCTTTGTCCTGATCGGATTCGCAGTGTCCAAGCACCACAAAAGAGTACCTTGGCGCATAGTGACCCACGGACTCCTgggccagctgctgctgggtaTACTCTGCCTGCGCCTCCCTTTTGGCCGCTCTGTTTTTCAATGCCTTGGGGACAAGGTGACGATTTTTCTGAACTACGCCCAGCACGGAGCCCGCTTTGTGTACGGGGATCGCATCTGCGACGAGTATGTCTTTGCGTTTGCCATACTGGCGGTGGTGTTCTTCTTCAGCGTGATCACTAGCATAATGTATTACCTTGGCTGGATGCAGTTCATCCTGAACGGTTTTGGGTTCTTGTTGCAGGCCATGGTGGGCACCACCGTTTGCGAAAGTGTAAATGCAGCGGGTAACGTATTTCTAAGCATGACCGAGAGTCCTCTGGTCATCCGCCCGTACATCGAAATACTGACCATCAGCGAGTTGCACGCTATATGCACCTCCGGCTACGCGACAGTGGCGGGTACTGTCCTGGGGGCGTATGTGTCCTTCGGTGCTCCGCCCAGCTTTCTAATTGCAGCCAGCGTAATGGCTGCACCGGGATCCCTGGCTTTCGCCAAGCTGTTCTACCCCGAGACCGAGGAATCTCTGACCAGGTCCGACAACATAAAGCTGGAAAGATC GACGGATACATCTATTTTGGATGCGGCCGCCGCAGGAGCTGCGGCAGCCTTGTTGATTGTGCTTGGAATCGTCTCTAATATCATTGCCTTCCTAGCCATTGTGTTTTTCCTAGACGCTGTAACGGAGTGGACTTTTGAGCTAATTGGACTGAATAACATAACCCTGCTCTACATTCTCTCCCAGATATTTATCCCAATTGTCTTCGTTATGGGAGTGCCGTGGCGCGACTGTCAAAAAATTGGCGGGGTGGTGGCCCAAAAGTCGTTCATCAACGAGTTTGTAGCCTATAAGAATCTAGGCGTATTGGTGAACGATAAAAAGGTTGAC CCGCGGAGCGCTGCCATAGCCACGTTTGCTCTTTGTGGGTTTGCCAACCCCGGATCCCTGGGAATTGTAATCGCTTCGCTAAGTGCAATGGCACCGTCCCGACGACCAGACATCACCAGGGTAGCCATTCGATCTTATTTCGCAGGCAGTTTTGTTAGCTTTACATCGGCTTCGTTTGCAG GGATTCTCATTCAAAATGAGTTTATGGCCGGAAATTAA
- the LOC6528691 gene encoding uncharacterized transporter YutK isoform X2 — MNWKKILLHRGQSESPIWYFMCCFMLYSYLTLRQPQSFSFYKESNDCWPNRGSVTTESIENSTEDDDDDEYDTELEETSEKPVPEVKPKILCKINWCHGYGFLIILFILFYILWLYYWVFKPFVGIKLYNNYLEPVIDKWISFSRQWVVSGVMLGIVFAVVVAYLGYECRNDAYKAIGLLGPMCFVLIGFAVSKHHKRVPWRIVTHGLLGQLLLGILCLRLPFGRSVFQCLGDKVTIFLNYAQHGARFVYGDRICDEYVFAFAILAVVFFFSVITSIMYYLGWMQFILNGFGFLLQAMVGTTVCESVNAAGNVFLSMTESPLVIRPYIEILTISELHAICTSGYATVAGTVLGAYVSFGAPPSFLIAASVMAAPGSLAFAKLFYPETEESLTRSDNIKLERSTDTSILDAAAAGAAAALLIVLGIVSNIIAFLAIVFFLDAVTEWTFELIGLNNITLLYILSQIFIPIVFVMGVPWRDCQKIGGVVAQKSFINEFVAYKNLGVLVNDKKVDPRSAAIATFALCGFANPGSLGIVIASLSAMAPSRRPDITRVAIRSYFAGSFVSFTSASFAGKLTYFIYTLLLAALPHIFFTRDSHSK, encoded by the exons ATGAACTGGAAGAAAATCCTCCTCCATCGAGGGCAAAGCGAATCACCTATTTGGTACTTCATGTGTTGCTTCATGTTATATTCATATCTTACTTTACGGCAGCCacaatcattttcatttt ACAAGGAATCCAACGACTGCTGGCCCAATAGAGGTTCAGTCACGACCGAATCGATAGAAAACTCAActgaggatgatgatgatgatgaataTGACACAGAGTTAGAAGAGACTTCTGAGAAGCCAGTGCCAGAGGTTAAGCCGAAAATATTGTGCAAAATTAACTGGTGCCACGGATACGGGTTCCTCATCatcttgtttattttattctatattttatGGCTGTACTATTGGGTATTTAAGCCATTCGTGGGCATCAAGCTGTATAATAACTACCTGGAACCAGTCATTGACAAATGGATTTCGTTTAGTCGCCAGTG GGTAGTGTCTGGCGTAATGCTAGGGATTGTGTTCGCTGTGGTGGTGGCCTACCTAGGTTACGAGTGTCGCAATGATGCGTACAAGGCCATCGGACTGCTCGGACCCATGTGCTTTGTCCTGATCGGATTCGCAGTGTCCAAGCACCACAAAAGAGTACCTTGGCGCATAGTGACCCACGGACTCCTgggccagctgctgctgggtaTACTCTGCCTGCGCCTCCCTTTTGGCCGCTCTGTTTTTCAATGCCTTGGGGACAAGGTGACGATTTTTCTGAACTACGCCCAGCACGGAGCCCGCTTTGTGTACGGGGATCGCATCTGCGACGAGTATGTCTTTGCGTTTGCCATACTGGCGGTGGTGTTCTTCTTCAGCGTGATCACTAGCATAATGTATTACCTTGGCTGGATGCAGTTCATCCTGAACGGTTTTGGGTTCTTGTTGCAGGCCATGGTGGGCACCACCGTTTGCGAAAGTGTAAATGCAGCGGGTAACGTATTTCTAAGCATGACCGAGAGTCCTCTGGTCATCCGCCCGTACATCGAAATACTGACCATCAGCGAGTTGCACGCTATATGCACCTCCGGCTACGCGACAGTGGCGGGTACTGTCCTGGGGGCGTATGTGTCCTTCGGTGCTCCGCCCAGCTTTCTAATTGCAGCCAGCGTAATGGCTGCACCGGGATCCCTGGCTTTCGCCAAGCTGTTCTACCCCGAGACCGAGGAATCTCTGACCAGGTCCGACAACATAAAGCTGGAAAGATC GACGGATACATCTATTTTGGATGCGGCCGCCGCAGGAGCTGCGGCAGCCTTGTTGATTGTGCTTGGAATCGTCTCTAATATCATTGCCTTCCTAGCCATTGTGTTTTTCCTAGACGCTGTAACGGAGTGGACTTTTGAGCTAATTGGACTGAATAACATAACCCTGCTCTACATTCTCTCCCAGATATTTATCCCAATTGTCTTCGTTATGGGAGTGCCGTGGCGCGACTGTCAAAAAATTGGCGGGGTGGTGGCCCAAAAGTCGTTCATCAACGAGTTTGTAGCCTATAAGAATCTAGGCGTATTGGTGAACGATAAAAAGGTTGAC CCGCGGAGCGCTGCCATAGCCACGTTTGCTCTTTGTGGGTTTGCCAACCCCGGATCCCTGGGAATTGTAATCGCTTCGCTAAGTGCAATGGCACCGTCCCGACGACCAGACATCACCAGGGTAGCCATTCGATCTTATTTCGCAGGCAGTTTTGTTAGCTTTACATCGGCTTCGTTTGCAGGTAAACTTACATACTTTATTTACACATTATTATTAGCCGCCTTACCGCACATCTTCTTTACGAGGGATTCTCATTCAAAATGA
- the LOC6528691 gene encoding uncharacterized transporter YutK isoform X1, which yields MADPQVDELEENPPPSRAKRITYLVLHVLLHVIFISYFTAATIIFILYDKESNDCWPNRGSVTTESIENSTEDDDDDEYDTELEETSEKPVPEVKPKILCKINWCHGYGFLIILFILFYILWLYYWVFKPFVGIKLYNNYLEPVIDKWISFSRQWVVSGVMLGIVFAVVVAYLGYECRNDAYKAIGLLGPMCFVLIGFAVSKHHKRVPWRIVTHGLLGQLLLGILCLRLPFGRSVFQCLGDKVTIFLNYAQHGARFVYGDRICDEYVFAFAILAVVFFFSVITSIMYYLGWMQFILNGFGFLLQAMVGTTVCESVNAAGNVFLSMTESPLVIRPYIEILTISELHAICTSGYATVAGTVLGAYVSFGAPPSFLIAASVMAAPGSLAFAKLFYPETEESLTRSDNIKLERSTDTSILDAAAAGAAAALLIVLGIVSNIIAFLAIVFFLDAVTEWTFELIGLNNITLLYILSQIFIPIVFVMGVPWRDCQKIGGVVAQKSFINEFVAYKNLGVLVNDKKVDPRSAAIATFALCGFANPGSLGIVIASLSAMAPSRRPDITRVAIRSYFAGSFVSFTSASFAGKLTYFIYTLLLAALPHIFFTRDSHSK from the exons ATGGCAGATCCACAAGTAGATGAACTGGAAGAAAATCCTCCTCCATCGAGGGCAAAGCGAATCACCTATTTGGTACTTCATGTGTTGCTTCATGTTATATTCATATCTTACTTTACGGCAGCCacaatcattttcattttgtacg ACAAGGAATCCAACGACTGCTGGCCCAATAGAGGTTCAGTCACGACCGAATCGATAGAAAACTCAActgaggatgatgatgatgatgaataTGACACAGAGTTAGAAGAGACTTCTGAGAAGCCAGTGCCAGAGGTTAAGCCGAAAATATTGTGCAAAATTAACTGGTGCCACGGATACGGGTTCCTCATCatcttgtttattttattctatattttatGGCTGTACTATTGGGTATTTAAGCCATTCGTGGGCATCAAGCTGTATAATAACTACCTGGAACCAGTCATTGACAAATGGATTTCGTTTAGTCGCCAGTG GGTAGTGTCTGGCGTAATGCTAGGGATTGTGTTCGCTGTGGTGGTGGCCTACCTAGGTTACGAGTGTCGCAATGATGCGTACAAGGCCATCGGACTGCTCGGACCCATGTGCTTTGTCCTGATCGGATTCGCAGTGTCCAAGCACCACAAAAGAGTACCTTGGCGCATAGTGACCCACGGACTCCTgggccagctgctgctgggtaTACTCTGCCTGCGCCTCCCTTTTGGCCGCTCTGTTTTTCAATGCCTTGGGGACAAGGTGACGATTTTTCTGAACTACGCCCAGCACGGAGCCCGCTTTGTGTACGGGGATCGCATCTGCGACGAGTATGTCTTTGCGTTTGCCATACTGGCGGTGGTGTTCTTCTTCAGCGTGATCACTAGCATAATGTATTACCTTGGCTGGATGCAGTTCATCCTGAACGGTTTTGGGTTCTTGTTGCAGGCCATGGTGGGCACCACCGTTTGCGAAAGTGTAAATGCAGCGGGTAACGTATTTCTAAGCATGACCGAGAGTCCTCTGGTCATCCGCCCGTACATCGAAATACTGACCATCAGCGAGTTGCACGCTATATGCACCTCCGGCTACGCGACAGTGGCGGGTACTGTCCTGGGGGCGTATGTGTCCTTCGGTGCTCCGCCCAGCTTTCTAATTGCAGCCAGCGTAATGGCTGCACCGGGATCCCTGGCTTTCGCCAAGCTGTTCTACCCCGAGACCGAGGAATCTCTGACCAGGTCCGACAACATAAAGCTGGAAAGATC GACGGATACATCTATTTTGGATGCGGCCGCCGCAGGAGCTGCGGCAGCCTTGTTGATTGTGCTTGGAATCGTCTCTAATATCATTGCCTTCCTAGCCATTGTGTTTTTCCTAGACGCTGTAACGGAGTGGACTTTTGAGCTAATTGGACTGAATAACATAACCCTGCTCTACATTCTCTCCCAGATATTTATCCCAATTGTCTTCGTTATGGGAGTGCCGTGGCGCGACTGTCAAAAAATTGGCGGGGTGGTGGCCCAAAAGTCGTTCATCAACGAGTTTGTAGCCTATAAGAATCTAGGCGTATTGGTGAACGATAAAAAGGTTGAC CCGCGGAGCGCTGCCATAGCCACGTTTGCTCTTTGTGGGTTTGCCAACCCCGGATCCCTGGGAATTGTAATCGCTTCGCTAAGTGCAATGGCACCGTCCCGACGACCAGACATCACCAGGGTAGCCATTCGATCTTATTTCGCAGGCAGTTTTGTTAGCTTTACATCGGCTTCGTTTGCAGGTAAACTTACATACTTTATTTACACATTATTATTAGCCGCCTTACCGCACATCTTCTTTACGAGGGATTCTCATTCAAAATGA